From one Thermatribacter velox genomic stretch:
- the hslO gene encoding Hsp33 family molecular chaperone HslO, translated as MENRDYAVRLMVEDTAVVGYVARTTFLVDKARKLHATFPIATAALGRALTLASLMGIGLKENQRVTLQIRCRGPLGGLLVQANWKGEVRGYVSNPQIILPPREEGKLNVEDAVGVGSQLLVVKDLGLREPYVGSVEVQKGGIAYDLAYYFALSEQLPSACSAGVYVGKNGEVLGAGGFIIHTPRGTAQEVISVLEKNIASLGEVSKRLYRGAEPEELAEELFRGLPYRLTGKENLRYHCHCSRWRAERALLLLGKEELEDLLRKEGWGEVSCPFCGKVYTFSGEKLKAMITYLKNRGGNHESNQD; from the coding sequence ATGGAAAATAGAGATTATGCAGTTCGCCTGATGGTTGAGGATACAGCGGTGGTGGGATATGTTGCTCGCACCACTTTTCTGGTGGATAAAGCGCGGAAACTGCATGCTACCTTCCCGATTGCCACTGCTGCTTTAGGTAGAGCGTTAACTTTGGCTTCCCTGATGGGAATAGGGCTTAAAGAGAATCAGCGGGTTACCCTTCAAATTCGCTGTCGGGGGCCTTTAGGTGGCCTTCTGGTGCAGGCTAACTGGAAAGGAGAAGTTAGGGGGTATGTGAGCAATCCTCAAATTATTCTGCCTCCTCGCGAGGAAGGGAAGCTCAACGTTGAGGATGCAGTCGGCGTGGGTTCACAACTTCTGGTGGTTAAAGACTTGGGATTGAGAGAACCATATGTGGGCAGTGTTGAAGTTCAGAAGGGAGGCATAGCCTATGACCTCGCCTATTACTTTGCACTCTCTGAGCAGCTTCCTTCAGCTTGCAGTGCAGGAGTGTACGTTGGAAAAAACGGCGAAGTTTTGGGAGCAGGAGGGTTTATCATTCATACTCCTCGGGGGACAGCTCAGGAAGTGATTTCGGTTCTTGAGAAAAATATTGCTTCTTTGGGTGAAGTAAGCAAAAGATTGTATCGAGGTGCAGAACCCGAAGAGCTGGCAGAAGAACTTTTTCGAGGTCTTCCTTATCGCTTGACGGGAAAGGAGAACCTCCGTTATCATTGCCACTGTTCCAGGTGGCGGGCAGAGCGAGCTTTGCTCCTTCTGGGTAAAGAGGAACTCGAAGATTTGCTTCGTAAAGAAGGATGGGGAGAAGTGAGCTGTCCCTTTTGTGGGAAAGTGTACACTTTTAGTGGAGAAAAACTGAAAGCAATGATTACTTACCTTAAAAACAGGGGCGGAAATCATGAAAGCAACCAGGATTGA
- a CDS encoding HD-GYP domain-containing protein, with the protein MWEVNVRKEAFLNLYIVAVALAGILICGWALWNFKLSSANFFFLFFFLALTLIAELLPVPLPNRAAISVSFAIVYGVMLLSSPFVAALVAFGGMFLGTAKFGLRKALFNGSQYALSAYFSGRVFELLGGYAFAWTSVQLYIAIVLSVLTFFAVNAFLVMGVISLSEGVPLRSLWKQDINGILVQYFALFPLSVLLYLIHSTVGYAGILLFFFPLLVARYSFKLYVETKKTHLELLRALTAALDAKDPYTQGHSLRVAQVALKIASRFKLPDRRLEMLEYAALLHDVGKIGIKDAILLKPQKLTTSEYEVIKTHPLVGYEIVANVDFLREVAEIIRSHHERCDGSGYPDGKRADQLSLEARILAVADAFDALTSDRPYRRAFAVQEALQIMKNDERGRYDQVILEVLEAIVRGEGKDQR; encoded by the coding sequence ATGTGGGAAGTGAACGTGAGAAAAGAAGCATTCCTCAATTTGTATATAGTAGCAGTAGCGCTTGCTGGAATTTTGATTTGTGGTTGGGCACTTTGGAATTTCAAACTTTCCTCTGCCAATTTCTTCTTTTTGTTCTTTTTTTTGGCACTCACTTTGATTGCCGAGCTTTTGCCCGTGCCTCTTCCCAACCGGGCTGCAATATCGGTGAGCTTTGCCATTGTGTATGGAGTTATGCTGCTTTCTTCCCCTTTTGTGGCTGCTTTGGTTGCTTTTGGCGGCATGTTTTTGGGTACTGCAAAGTTTGGATTGCGCAAGGCGCTCTTTAACGGCTCCCAATATGCGCTCTCTGCTTATTTTTCGGGCCGAGTCTTTGAGCTTTTGGGAGGGTATGCTTTTGCTTGGACCAGCGTTCAGCTTTATATAGCGATAGTACTTTCCGTTTTGACCTTTTTTGCAGTCAACGCCTTTTTGGTGATGGGGGTTATCTCTTTGAGCGAAGGGGTGCCCCTGCGTTCTTTATGGAAGCAAGACATAAACGGAATTCTGGTTCAGTACTTTGCTTTGTTTCCACTTTCAGTGCTTCTCTATCTTATTCACTCCACAGTGGGGTATGCAGGAATTCTCCTTTTCTTTTTTCCACTTCTTGTGGCCCGTTACTCTTTCAAGCTCTATGTGGAAACCAAGAAGACGCATCTTGAGCTTTTGCGAGCGCTTACTGCAGCTCTGGATGCCAAAGACCCCTATACCCAGGGTCATTCTCTGCGGGTAGCTCAGGTTGCGCTTAAAATTGCCAGTAGGTTCAAATTACCCGACCGGCGTTTGGAGATGCTGGAGTACGCTGCACTTCTTCATGATGTGGGAAAGATTGGTATCAAAGATGCTATTTTGCTGAAGCCTCAAAAGCTTACCACTTCAGAGTATGAGGTTATTAAGACCCACCCCCTGGTAGGGTATGAAATTGTGGCCAACGTGGATTTTTTGCGGGAGGTTGCTGAAATCATACGCTCTCACCATGAGCGCTGCGATGGAAGCGGTTATCCTGATGGCAAACGGGCTGACCAACTTTCTCTTGAGGCAAGAATTCTTGCTGTGGCCGATGCCTTTGATGCTCTTACTTCGGACCGCCCTTATCGTCGGGCTTTTGCAGTTCAGGAAGCGTTGCAAATTATGAAAAATGATGAGCGGGGGCGTTATGACCAGGTGATTCTGGAAGTTCTCGAGGCCATTGTGAGGGGAGAAGGGAAGGACCAACGATGA
- the udp gene encoding uridine phosphorylase, with protein sequence MEKRVYHLALKKNDLAGARIALIPGDPWRCGVLASVFRVQKELAFHREFRSFWVQDEGEPALIVSSGIGGSSLSIAVEELAQLGVQFFLRLGTCGAIQEHIAPGELIISEGAVRMDGASLHYAPLAYPACANWGMVKLLREACLKLGYRFHTGITCSSATFYPGQERYDTYSGYVIRALQGSLEEWKRLGVLNYEMETATLFTMCRVLGLQAGAVCGVLVNRNSTEEVDSSLVEKVELKLALVGKEVVNALSGWPD encoded by the coding sequence TTGGAAAAAAGAGTGTATCACCTTGCTCTGAAAAAAAATGACCTGGCAGGGGCCAGGATAGCTCTTATTCCTGGGGATCCCTGGCGCTGTGGTGTTCTGGCATCTGTGTTCCGGGTGCAGAAAGAGCTGGCCTTTCATCGTGAATTCAGGAGTTTCTGGGTTCAGGATGAGGGAGAGCCAGCACTAATTGTCTCTTCGGGCATAGGAGGTTCTTCTCTTTCCATAGCCGTTGAGGAACTGGCCCAGTTGGGGGTGCAGTTTTTTTTACGGTTGGGAACCTGTGGGGCTATTCAGGAGCATATTGCTCCTGGAGAACTGATTATTAGCGAAGGTGCGGTGCGTATGGACGGCGCTTCCCTGCATTACGCACCTCTTGCTTATCCTGCCTGTGCGAATTGGGGGATGGTTAAGCTACTTCGTGAGGCCTGCCTGAAGCTGGGTTATCGTTTTCATACCGGCATTACCTGTTCTTCAGCAACTTTTTATCCGGGTCAGGAACGTTATGATACTTATTCTGGTTATGTTATTCGTGCTCTTCAAGGTAGCCTTGAGGAATGGAAGCGTCTGGGTGTTTTGAATTATGAAATGGAAACCGCTACCCTTTTTACCATGTGTAGAGTTCTGGGTCTTCAAGCAGGAGCGGTATGTGGGGTCCTGGTGAATAGGAATAGCACTGAAGAAGTTGATTCCTCTTTGGTGGAGAAAGTGGAATTAAAGTTGGCCCTGGTAGGTAAGGAAGTAGTCAACGCACTTTCCGGCTGGCCCGATTGA
- a CDS encoding DUF5317 family protein, with amino-acid sequence MMLADFLLLGILVGWLRRGSLWRLAEARIPAFWVIVGGFLIRFSSFWVPFTWSRWLGMIGMFLVFGASLSGFRVRGFKLISLGALLNCLVMLFNQGRMPVWTDMALRLGLFSLVERLRQGAFAEYVALSSSGRLFFLGDVLPYFSLLFRKFFVVSVGDYLLGVGVLIFMVHFMKYGGTTFATRNNQAVH; translated from the coding sequence ATGATGCTTGCCGATTTTCTTCTGCTGGGTATTCTGGTGGGCTGGTTGAGGAGAGGGAGTCTCTGGAGGCTTGCCGAGGCTCGGATTCCTGCTTTCTGGGTTATAGTTGGCGGCTTTCTGATCCGTTTTTCAAGCTTCTGGGTTCCTTTTACCTGGTCGCGGTGGTTGGGAATGATTGGAATGTTTTTGGTTTTTGGGGCTTCTCTTTCAGGTTTCAGAGTGCGGGGATTTAAGCTTATCTCGCTGGGTGCCCTTTTGAATTGTTTGGTAATGCTTTTTAATCAAGGAAGGATGCCCGTCTGGACGGATATGGCCCTGCGACTGGGGCTTTTTTCTCTGGTGGAGCGCTTGCGGCAGGGAGCATTTGCTGAATATGTTGCCCTGAGCAGTTCAGGAAGGCTTTTTTTTCTGGGTGATGTCCTGCCTTATTTCTCGCTTCTTTTTAGAAAGTTTTTTGTGGTAAGTGTGGGTGATTATCTTCTGGGGGTGGGTGTTCTGATCTTTATGGTGCATTTTATGAAATATGGAGGGACCACTTTTGCCACAAGGAATAACCAAGCGGTCCATTAA
- the galU gene encoding UTP--glucose-1-phosphate uridylyltransferase GalU has product MPQGITKRSIKKAVIPVAGLGTRLLPATKAQPKEMLPIVDKPAVHYVVEEALRSGIESLLFVTGRGKRALEDYFDYAVELEQKLAERGDWESLELVREVAEYARIFYVRQKLPRGLGDAVLCAEHFVGDEPFAVLLADDLISAETPCLAQLMEVYRERGGAVIAVREVATEEVSSWGIVEAEEVTAEVFRVRGLVEKPDPKCAPSNLAIVGRYLLPPSIFAILKDTPPGKGGEVQLTDALERLLEEEEIWALRFRGEHFEVGSKLGYLKANIALALKRQELAPDLFKFLKAFLSDLQEGG; this is encoded by the coding sequence TTGCCACAAGGAATAACCAAGCGGTCCATTAAAAAAGCTGTGATTCCAGTTGCTGGCCTGGGAACCCGCTTGCTTCCAGCTACCAAAGCGCAACCCAAGGAGATGCTCCCCATAGTGGATAAGCCAGCAGTGCACTACGTGGTGGAAGAGGCTCTGCGTTCGGGGATTGAGAGCTTGCTCTTTGTAACTGGACGAGGGAAAAGAGCGCTTGAGGATTATTTTGACTATGCAGTCGAACTTGAACAGAAGCTGGCTGAGAGGGGAGATTGGGAGTCTCTGGAGCTGGTGCGGGAAGTGGCTGAATATGCACGGATCTTTTACGTCCGTCAGAAATTGCCTCGGGGGTTAGGCGATGCAGTGCTTTGTGCAGAGCACTTTGTAGGAGATGAGCCTTTTGCAGTTTTGCTTGCTGATGACTTAATCAGTGCAGAAACGCCTTGTTTGGCCCAACTCATGGAGGTTTATAGAGAGCGAGGGGGTGCAGTGATTGCGGTGCGGGAAGTAGCAACGGAAGAAGTTTCTTCCTGGGGCATAGTTGAGGCGGAGGAAGTAACTGCTGAGGTTTTTAGAGTGCGGGGTCTGGTTGAAAAGCCTGACCCGAAATGCGCTCCTTCCAATCTGGCCATTGTGGGAAGATATCTTCTTCCACCTTCAATTTTTGCGATTTTGAAAGATACGCCTCCCGGCAAAGGAGGCGAAGTCCAATTGACGGATGCTCTTGAAAGGCTTCTTGAGGAGGAAGAAATTTGGGCTTTGCGCTTTCGGGGGGAGCATTTTGAAGTGGGGAGTAAACTCGGGTATCTTAAAGCCAATATTGCTCTTGCCTTAAAAAGGCAGGAACTGGCACCAGATTTGTTCAAATTTTTAAAGGCATTTTTGAGTGATTTGCAAGAAGGAGGTTGA
- a CDS encoding 1-phosphofructokinase family hexose kinase translates to MIYVLCANPAWDRMLFFEGQLLLNAVNRVQRVMEVAGGKGVNVARAIKTIGGTSELLLFLGGWQGERFASFLKQEGLAFCFFPVAGETRVTTVLHEEGSGRHTVINEPGPLVPLRSTLQVERYLEEKLCSGDYLVLSGSLPRGVQRSWYAKLLALAQRKSAYGVLDTSGVSLRSAFQNPPFMVKPNVEEATELLGWTIDSQEDKLKAVSELKKRGVEIVVLSDGSRGLTVAWGLKRFLVSVEGSRVGAYGIGSGDTLVGAMVFGLERRWPVERILRFATACGLANTLCPGAGYFDLHLARVLQEKVVVRELGEKG, encoded by the coding sequence ATGATTTATGTTCTCTGTGCCAACCCTGCCTGGGACCGAATGCTGTTTTTTGAGGGCCAGCTTCTTCTCAATGCGGTAAACCGGGTGCAAAGGGTCATGGAGGTTGCAGGTGGAAAGGGAGTTAACGTTGCCCGGGCTATTAAGACAATTGGTGGTACTTCGGAGCTCCTGCTTTTTCTGGGGGGTTGGCAGGGCGAGCGGTTTGCTTCTTTTTTGAAGCAAGAAGGTTTGGCTTTTTGCTTTTTCCCCGTTGCAGGAGAAACCCGTGTTACTACTGTGTTGCACGAAGAGGGTTCAGGCAGACACACGGTAATTAATGAACCAGGACCCCTGGTCCCCCTGAGGTCGACTTTACAGGTTGAGCGGTATCTGGAGGAAAAACTATGTAGTGGAGATTATCTGGTGCTTTCGGGTTCGCTACCACGTGGAGTACAACGTTCCTGGTATGCAAAGTTACTGGCCCTGGCCCAACGCAAGAGTGCTTATGGTGTACTGGATACCTCAGGTGTTTCCTTGCGGAGCGCTTTTCAAAATCCTCCTTTTATGGTAAAACCTAATGTAGAAGAAGCTACAGAGCTTCTTGGTTGGACGATCGATTCGCAGGAAGATAAGCTGAAAGCGGTTTCGGAACTTAAGAAGCGGGGCGTGGAGATTGTAGTTCTTTCTGACGGCTCGCGGGGATTGACGGTTGCTTGGGGATTGAAGCGCTTCCTGGTAAGCGTAGAGGGCAGCCGTGTTGGAGCGTATGGCATAGGTTCTGGAGATACCCTGGTAGGCGCTATGGTTTTTGGTCTGGAGAGAAGGTGGCCTGTGGAAAGGATTTTACGTTTCGCTACTGCCTGCGGGCTTGCCAATACTTTGTGTCCCGGAGCTGGCTATTTCGATCTTCATCTTGCCCGGGTGTTGCAGGAAAAGGTCGTGGTTAGAGAGCTTGGAGAAAAGGGGTGA
- a CDS encoding MFS transporter — protein MLSRRDYIRNFVVDSLDYSFFALALTLGSITTFLPLFARRLGASNFQVGLIPAIAYLGWSVPALWGGRYSSKRDLKLPFVLKFTFLERLPFLGLSLVAFWLVPGSNSLALLLTYLLLGVACFAMGFLGPIWIEMIGKVIHPRRRGLYFALGNGIGALMGIWGSRIAEDFLKRYPFATNFGYCFGLAFLALLVSYLFLALTREEKEVIHRPDASIWSSIPRILKVDRNFTNFLIARIFLALGMMGSSFYTVFTLSAFQVSDATVARYNAFLMGAQALSNFLWGPLGDRMGHKLVLILGAVLVVLSNFIAFVSSNYADFFLAFALFGAYYSALSVAGVAILLDFAPPQGRGDYLGIGSFVAGFPSFLAPLLGGKMADLVGYRALFLCSFLVNLVGFLWLFFGVKEPRAFREGE, from the coding sequence ATGCTTTCTCGAAGGGATTATATCCGTAACTTTGTGGTTGACTCCCTGGATTATAGTTTTTTTGCTCTGGCCCTGACTTTGGGCTCCATTACCACCTTTCTACCCCTTTTTGCACGTAGACTTGGAGCAAGCAATTTTCAGGTTGGTCTGATACCTGCCATTGCCTATCTGGGCTGGTCGGTGCCGGCTCTATGGGGTGGACGTTACTCGAGTAAGCGGGATTTAAAATTACCCTTTGTATTGAAGTTTACTTTTCTGGAAAGACTCCCTTTTCTGGGTCTTTCCCTGGTGGCGTTCTGGTTGGTTCCTGGCTCCAATTCCCTGGCTCTTCTTTTAACCTACCTTCTTTTGGGTGTGGCTTGTTTTGCGATGGGCTTTCTGGGGCCTATCTGGATAGAAATGATTGGCAAAGTGATTCATCCCCGACGTCGAGGTCTTTACTTTGCGCTGGGTAACGGCATAGGGGCTCTGATGGGGATATGGGGTTCAAGGATAGCAGAAGACTTTTTAAAGCGATACCCTTTTGCTACCAATTTCGGATACTGCTTCGGTCTGGCTTTTCTGGCTCTGCTGGTTTCTTATCTCTTCCTGGCATTGACCAGAGAAGAAAAAGAGGTAATCCATCGTCCGGATGCCAGCATCTGGTCATCCATTCCGCGTATTCTTAAGGTGGACCGCAATTTTACGAACTTTTTGATTGCTCGCATCTTCCTGGCCCTGGGAATGATGGGAAGTTCTTTTTACACTGTATTCACGCTTTCCGCTTTTCAGGTTTCCGATGCGACCGTTGCGCGCTACAACGCCTTTTTGATGGGTGCTCAGGCTCTGAGCAACTTTCTGTGGGGACCCCTTGGTGACCGGATGGGGCATAAACTGGTGCTCATTTTGGGGGCGGTACTGGTGGTATTGAGTAATTTCATAGCCTTTGTTTCTTCAAACTATGCCGATTTCTTCCTGGCTTTTGCGCTTTTCGGTGCCTACTATAGTGCTCTGTCTGTTGCGGGGGTGGCTATATTGCTTGACTTTGCACCCCCACAGGGCAGAGGGGATTACTTGGGGATAGGAAGCTTTGTGGCAGGCTTTCCTTCTTTTCTGGCTCCGCTGCTCGGGGGCAAAATGGCTGACCTGGTTGGCTACAGAGCTCTATTTTTATGTTCCTTCCTGGTGAATCTGGTGGGATTTTTATGGTTATTTTTTGGAGTGAAGGAGCCCCGAGCTTTCAGGGAAGGAGAGTGA
- a CDS encoding ATP-dependent helicase has product MKATRIDYEQELNEEQRKVVFAGDGPTLVIAGAGSGKTRTITYRVAYLVEQGVDFRKILLVTFTNKAAREMLHRVEGLLGISLEGIWGGTFHHVANIILHREARKVGYQPGYTILDREDQKVLLEGCIAEAGIDVRARRFPKADLLGNVISLHRNTFLSIEDILEKYYPQFLEFANAIAGIFALYQERKREMNIMDYDDLLWYLWTLLKEDEKLRRKYGALFEYVLVDEYQDTNLIQAEIVDLLSEEHRNLLVVGDDSQSIYSFRGANFANILDFPRKYPDAAVYKLETNYRSTPEILNLANKIILHNSQQFYKTLRPVRRSGEKPQVVTAKDVLDQARFVATRILELRQAGYRLNDMAVLYRAHYQSMELQMELTRRGIPFEVRSGLRFFEQAHIKDVVAYLKIVSNPLDEIAWKRVLKIYPGIGKVTASRIFERVKESPDPFSALERLVEEKELPANAQKSIQSLAALLLRLEELEASPSTMIKEVVSSGYQEYLVTRYPDHRERLLDLEELANFAFQYRSLDAFLNELALLGEMEAETIVLGGIPDEKLTLSSIHQAKGLEWDVVFVIWLCEGGFPSSYSLKNKEDVEEERRLFYVACTRARDHLFLCYPLLGESSFRDGKFIRKPSRFLRELDPGCYEKVNLTKEQLL; this is encoded by the coding sequence ATGAAAGCAACCAGGATTGACTACGAACAGGAGTTGAATGAAGAACAGCGTAAAGTGGTTTTCGCGGGCGATGGCCCAACGCTGGTCATAGCTGGGGCGGGTTCGGGGAAAACCCGCACCATAACTTATCGAGTTGCCTACCTTGTAGAGCAGGGTGTCGATTTTCGCAAGATTCTGCTGGTTACCTTTACCAACAAGGCTGCTCGGGAGATGCTGCATCGGGTAGAAGGGCTTTTGGGCATTTCTCTGGAGGGTATCTGGGGTGGTACCTTCCACCATGTTGCCAATATTATTCTGCACCGGGAAGCCAGGAAAGTTGGGTATCAACCCGGATACACCATTCTGGACCGCGAGGACCAGAAGGTTTTACTTGAGGGATGTATTGCTGAGGCGGGGATTGATGTTCGGGCTCGACGTTTTCCAAAAGCAGACCTTCTGGGAAATGTTATTTCCTTGCACCGCAATACTTTTTTGAGCATTGAGGACATTCTGGAAAAGTATTACCCTCAATTTCTGGAGTTTGCGAATGCCATAGCTGGTATTTTCGCACTTTATCAGGAACGCAAACGAGAGATGAACATCATGGATTACGATGACTTACTCTGGTATCTATGGACTCTGCTCAAGGAAGATGAGAAGTTGCGTAGAAAGTACGGTGCACTTTTTGAGTACGTGCTGGTTGATGAGTATCAGGATACCAACCTCATTCAGGCTGAAATCGTTGACTTGCTTTCTGAGGAGCACCGCAACCTGCTGGTGGTGGGAGACGATTCTCAGAGCATTTACTCTTTCCGAGGAGCTAATTTTGCCAATATTCTGGATTTTCCGCGCAAATATCCTGATGCTGCGGTTTACAAACTGGAGACCAATTACCGGAGCACTCCCGAAATTCTCAACCTTGCCAATAAAATTATTCTCCACAACAGCCAGCAGTTTTACAAGACTCTGCGTCCGGTACGAAGAAGTGGTGAAAAGCCTCAGGTGGTAACTGCAAAAGATGTACTGGATCAGGCTCGTTTTGTGGCTACCCGGATTCTGGAGCTGCGTCAGGCAGGTTATCGCTTGAACGACATGGCAGTTCTCTACCGAGCTCATTATCAGAGCATGGAACTTCAGATGGAACTGACCCGTCGAGGTATTCCCTTTGAAGTGCGCTCTGGATTGAGATTCTTCGAGCAGGCTCACATCAAAGATGTGGTAGCTTATCTCAAGATTGTTTCCAATCCGCTGGATGAGATTGCCTGGAAAAGAGTACTCAAGATTTACCCGGGCATTGGTAAAGTTACTGCTTCTCGTATCTTTGAGCGGGTGAAGGAATCTCCCGATCCCTTCTCGGCCCTGGAACGCTTGGTTGAGGAAAAGGAGCTCCCAGCCAACGCTCAAAAGAGCATACAGAGCCTTGCTGCGCTTCTTTTGCGCTTGGAAGAGCTTGAAGCTTCTCCTTCTACTATGATTAAAGAGGTTGTTAGCTCTGGGTATCAGGAATATCTGGTAACCCGATATCCCGACCACCGGGAACGGTTGCTGGATCTTGAAGAACTGGCTAACTTTGCTTTCCAGTATCGTTCTTTGGATGCGTTTTTGAATGAACTGGCTCTCTTGGGGGAAATGGAGGCAGAAACCATAGTGCTGGGTGGTATTCCTGACGAGAAACTCACTCTCTCCAGTATTCACCAAGCTAAAGGCTTGGAGTGGGATGTGGTTTTTGTTATTTGGTTATGTGAGGGTGGGTTCCCTTCTTCGTACAGCTTGAAAAATAAAGAAGACGTTGAAGAAGAGCGAAGACTTTTTTATGTGGCCTGCACCCGGGCACGGGACCACCTCTTTCTATGTTATCCTCTCCTTGGTGAAAGCTCTTTTCGGGATGGCAAATTTATCCGCAAACCCTCTCGCTTTTTGAGAGAGCTGGACCCTGGATGTTATGAGAAAGTAAACCTTACCAAAGAACAACTGCTGTGA
- a CDS encoding MBL fold metallo-hydrolase RNA specificity domain-containing protein, translating to MQISFWGAAREVTGSCYFLEGEKQRFLVDCGMFQGRGEHRNEQPLPFPAQSLDFVILTHAHLDHSGRIPLLVKEGFRGKIYATAPTIELCEILWLDTVKLMQEEADRLNRKRKRAGQELVEPLFGEQEVREALSLCEPVGYDQLMRHGETEFVLRNAAHILGAALVELWCSGIKLVFSGDLGPFDNVMEGSPPVIEEADYVIVESTYGNRRHRSLEDTRSEFKEAVLSAQSGGGKVLIPSFVVDRAQRIVYELSLLKDQGLLDLPCYFDSPMGEKATRLYEKYLSLLSGEIERYVLQGRNPFHLSGLKYVSTPEDSKSINDIDRALVIAGSGMCNGGRIVHHLKHALWRENTSLIFVGYQAQGTLGRRIVDGARLVRILGEEVAVRAKVYTINGFSAHADQKDLLRWTDYFKNQPLFVVVHGEESVAEQFALLLREKGRETLVPHFGERFDLVARETVAVPSEKTVSVSQRFLEGIMEEVTKLQEEIADLDQDTEALVRSAYLLLREATRRKNKAL from the coding sequence TTGCAGATTTCTTTTTGGGGAGCGGCTCGGGAGGTTACTGGTTCCTGTTATTTTCTGGAGGGTGAGAAGCAACGTTTTCTGGTGGACTGTGGTATGTTTCAGGGCCGAGGTGAACACCGTAATGAGCAACCCCTGCCTTTTCCGGCCCAGAGTCTGGATTTCGTCATTTTAACCCATGCTCACCTGGATCATTCAGGAAGGATACCGCTTCTTGTCAAGGAAGGTTTTCGGGGAAAAATCTATGCTACTGCTCCCACCATAGAGCTCTGTGAGATTTTATGGTTGGACACGGTAAAACTGATGCAGGAAGAAGCTGACCGCTTAAACCGCAAAAGGAAACGCGCTGGTCAGGAGCTGGTGGAGCCTCTTTTTGGGGAACAGGAGGTGCGAGAAGCCCTTTCCCTGTGCGAGCCGGTGGGTTATGACCAGCTGATGCGCCATGGAGAAACGGAGTTTGTTTTAAGGAACGCGGCTCATATCCTGGGTGCAGCGCTGGTAGAATTGTGGTGTTCTGGAATTAAGCTGGTTTTTTCTGGTGATCTGGGACCCTTTGATAACGTTATGGAGGGTTCCCCTCCGGTGATTGAAGAAGCCGATTATGTGATTGTGGAGTCTACTTACGGAAATCGCAGGCATCGTTCTTTGGAAGATACCCGATCTGAGTTCAAGGAGGCTGTCTTGAGTGCCCAGAGTGGAGGAGGGAAGGTTCTCATTCCCTCTTTTGTGGTGGACAGAGCACAGCGCATTGTTTATGAGTTGTCTCTCCTGAAAGACCAGGGCCTTTTGGACCTTCCCTGTTATTTTGATAGTCCCATGGGTGAGAAAGCGACGCGATTGTATGAGAAGTACCTCTCTTTGCTCTCCGGGGAGATTGAACGCTATGTTTTGCAGGGTCGTAACCCTTTTCATCTTTCTGGCTTAAAATATGTGAGTACGCCTGAAGACTCGAAAAGCATAAACGATATTGACCGGGCTCTGGTGATTGCGGGAAGTGGTATGTGCAATGGGGGACGTATTGTGCACCATCTCAAACATGCTCTGTGGAGAGAAAACACCAGTTTGATTTTTGTTGGATACCAGGCTCAGGGTACTCTGGGAAGAAGGATTGTGGACGGTGCCAGGCTGGTCAGAATCCTGGGTGAGGAGGTTGCGGTTCGAGCAAAGGTTTACACCATCAATGGTTTCTCAGCGCATGCTGACCAAAAGGACCTTTTGCGTTGGACAGACTATTTTAAAAATCAGCCTCTCTTTGTAGTGGTCCATGGTGAAGAGAGTGTTGCTGAACAATTTGCCCTTTTGCTGCGCGAAAAGGGTAGAGAAACCCTGGTGCCTCATTTTGGTGAACGTTTCGACCTGGTAGCCAGAGAAACAGTGGCTGTACCTTCTGAAAAAACCGTTTCTGTTTCTCAGCGCTTTCTTGAAGGAATAATGGAAGAGGTTACCAAGCTCCAAGAAGAAATTGCTGACCTGGATCAGGATACGGAAGCCCTGGTGCGCTCTGCCTATCTTCTCTTGCGGGAAGCCACACGTCGAAAAAACAAAGCTCTTTAA
- the raiA gene encoding ribosome-associated translation inhibitor RaiA, whose amino-acid sequence MEVVVRGKNLEVTDLVRDYVTRKLAKLERFFHNILDTVVHFYLERGLVKVEVTMSASGIVIRGESNGPDWRTAFDAVIDKLERQIKRHKEKLQKKGALRKEEVENVETGEFVLAEPGKETSEPGPGEIVKTKEFVLRPMSLEDAILQMEFLGHNFFVFKDLDEQRVKVVYKRKDGNYGLIDLVY is encoded by the coding sequence ATGGAGGTTGTGGTAAGAGGCAAGAATCTGGAAGTTACTGACTTAGTACGGGATTATGTAACTCGCAAGCTCGCCAAGTTGGAGCGGTTTTTCCATAACATTCTTGATACAGTAGTTCATTTCTACTTGGAGCGAGGATTGGTCAAAGTTGAAGTGACTATGTCGGCAAGCGGCATCGTAATTCGGGGGGAAAGCAATGGCCCGGACTGGAGAACAGCTTTTGATGCAGTAATTGACAAGCTGGAACGCCAGATTAAAAGACATAAGGAAAAGCTGCAAAAGAAAGGCGCTTTGCGGAAGGAAGAAGTTGAAAACGTGGAAACCGGTGAGTTTGTTCTTGCGGAGCCTGGAAAAGAAACGAGTGAACCTGGTCCGGGAGAGATTGTTAAAACCAAAGAGTTTGTCCTGCGTCCCATGAGCCTTGAGGATGCCATTTTGCAGATGGAATTTCTGGGACATAATTTTTTTGTTTTCAAAGACCTTGATGAACAGCGGGTCAAAGTGGTATATAAAAGGAAAGACGGGAACTACGGTCTTATTGATCTTGTTTACTGA